A segment of the Lelliottia amnigena genome:
GCGCGTGCCAGCGACAACGCAATGGCGCGCCCCAGCCCACGGCTGGCGCCGGTGACCAGCGCCTTTTTACCTGTTAAATCGATCTGCATGATGACCTATTACGAGAGTGGTGAGATTCATCATTAGGTATAGAGGGAGTTTGCCCCCCGTCAATGCGCTGAACGGGGGAGGGGAATTACTGGCGGAAGGATTCCACTTTCTCAAATGCGGCGCGTAAAACGTCAGGTGACAGCGCAACCGGCAGGTAATGAATGGATTCTACCGGGCGCAGCGTGTGGGCGATGACCCGATCCAGTTCGGCGCGGTTGTTGATGTCCACGTCCAGCTCGCGCAGGGTGGTCGGCAGATTGAAACGCGTATACGCGGCAATCAGTTGTGCCAGAACGTCGTCCTGACCGAGCAGGGCACTTTGCACCAGAATGCCGTAAGCGACCTTCGTGCCGTGCAGGAATTTTTCGGTCTGCGGCAACACGGTTAAACCGTTATGGACCGCATGCGCGGCCGCCACGCGGGTATAGCGTTCGCCCAGCCCACCGACCATGCCGCCACCGGCGATAATGGCATCAACCACATCGCGAAATGCCTGCGTCTGCTCACCGCGCGCCTGATCCGCCAGCGCCTGTTCGCTGCTCTCCAGCAGCACGTCACGGATCGCCAGCGCCCCGTTAATGCCCAGACGCACGGTTAACGACAATTCTTCAGGTTTTGGCGCGAGAACCACCGCTTCATACCATTTCGCCAGCGTATCGCCGATGCCCGCCAGCAGATATTCCGCCGGGGCGTTCAGAATAATTTGCGGCTCAACCAGCACCAGGAAATTGGCGTCATCGAAGATCTCAAACTGCAACGCCTGACCGGCGTCGTTATACCAGACCGAAAGCGGCGTCCAGGCGGCACAGGTGGCGGCAATGGTTGGAATACCGACGAAGGGCACCGTTAAACGTCGCGCGACCGCTTTTACGGTGTCCATCACCGCGCCGCCGCCCACGCCAATCACGACGCTGACGTCACTGCCTGATTCATTCACCAGATGCGTGACATCGCGCTCGCTGCAGTGGCCCTTGAACAGCAGATGTTTTGCGCCCTCGGCGTTAAAGCTGTCTGGCAGAAAAGGGCGTGCCCCTTCGATGGCGCGTTCGCCGTAAATCCACACTGCGCGGGAAAGTTGTTCTGGCGTGAAGAAATCGTTCAGGCGCGCAAGGCTGCCGCTGTGGGAGAAGTAGTTGGCCGGGCCGGGTACGACACGAATATCGGTATTGCTCATTTTGGGTGTCCTTTTTGCGAAGCGCTAACCTGATGTTATGTCTGGACATCCGGATGGCTAATAATATTTAGCTTTATCTTATGCCTTTTCTATCATTGCCAGTCAACCCGACCTGTGAAAAATTCCATAAATCAAAATATTAATGAAGGATTTACGCGGATGGTCTCCAGTCGCCTTGAGATGCGCGGTATCAGCCTGGCCTTTTCCGGGTTTCAGGCGCTGTCGCGCGTGGATTTCACGCTGACGGGCGGAACCGTGCACGCGCTAACGGGTGCAAACGGCGCTGGCAAATCGACGCTGATGGCGGTGCTGTGCGGCACCCACGACCACTACGAGGGTGAAATCAGCATTAATAATCAGCCGGTCGCGATCCGCGAGCCGCTCGACGCCAAACGGTTGGGCATTCATCTGGTGCAGCAGGAAGTCGACGTGGCGCTCATCCCCGGATTAAGCATCGCTGAAAATATTATGCTCGATAACCTGGCACTGCCGGGGCATCGCTACCGATGGCGTGCCATCCGCGAGCAGGCAAAGCAGGCGCTGGCGCAGCTCGACGTTTCCCTGAACGTGCATCGCTCGATTGACAGCTGCTCGCTGGCGGAAAAACAGCAAATTTTGCTGGCGCGCGCGCTGTCGCATCACTGTCGTTTTCTGATCCTTGATGAGCCGACCGCACCGCTGGACGCCCACGAAAGCGAACGCCTGTTTGCGGTGGTCAGACGCCTGCAACAGCAGGGCATCGGCGTGGTGTTTATCTCCCATCGCATCCATGAACTGAAAGCGATTTGCGACACCTTAACGGTGCTGCGTGACGGGAAATTGATTGAATCCGGTCCAATGGCGACCTTGAGCGGTGAAGAGATCGTCGAAAAAATGCTCGGTCACGAGCTGAGCGATATCTATCCGCCAGCGCGGCCAAAACACAGCGACGAAACGCTGCTGCGCGTGGAAGGGCTGCACGATGACGCGCTGCTGAAAGATATCTCGCTGCATCTGCGTAAAGGTGAAATTCTCGGTATCGCCGGGCTGGCGGGCGCGGGAAAAACCGAATTGTGCAAGGCGCTGTTTGGCGCGAGCAAAAGCCGCGTAGAGCGTGGTGAATTACATCAACAACCCTGGAAGCCGCGCGATCCGGCGGATTCCGTGCTGCGCGGGCTGGCGCTGGTCCCGGAGGAGCGGCGCAAAGAGGGCATTTTTATCGACGAGCCGGTGAGCATGAATTTGTCGGTGAGCGCCGATAACAGCTTCTCGCGCTGGAGCCTGTTCGGGCATCGTCAGGCGTGGCGGTGGGCAGAGGAAGTGATCGCCCGCGTCGGCGTGAGTGCGCGTGGTCCCGGGCAGGTGTTGCGTCGTCTTTCCGGCGGCAACCAGCAAAAAGTGGCGATTGGCAAATGGCTGCGCAATGAGGCCTGCGTGCTGATTTTTGACGAGCCCACCAAAGGCGTGGACGTCAAAGCCAAAACCGATCTGTTCCAGCTTATTGATGGCCTGGCGCGCGAAGGCAAAGGGGTGATTTACGCCTCGGGTGAATTCGCCGAACTGGTCGGATTGTGCGACCGCATCTGCGTGCTGTGGGACGGACGCATCGTGGCGGAAATCGCCGGGGCCGAAGCCAGCGAAGAGACATTACTTTATTATTCAACCGGAGGTACGGCGTCGTGAGCAAGGCCCTTTCAGTAAATACAGCGGCGTCGGGCCGTCAGCAGTTTTTCGATTTTCTCTATAAATGGGGCATGTTGCTGACCGTTGTCGCGCTGGTCGCGATTTTTGGTATCGCATCGGATAACTTCCTCGATCCCTTTAACATCATCAATATCTTGCGATCGATCGCCATCGTCACGGTGATCGCCATTGGCGTCTCAATCTCACTGACCGTCGGTGGCTTTGATCTGTCGGTCGGGTCAACGGCGTCGCTGGCGAATGCGCTGGTGATCTCCCTTTTCGTCTGGCACGGATTTGGCACCACCGAATCGATTCTGATCACCCTGGCGCTTTGTACATTGGTCGGGCTGTTTAACGCCTTTCTCATCGTGATCCTGCGCATTCCGGACATGCTGGCGACCCTTGCCAGCCTGTTTGTGATTCAGGGTGTGGCGATGACCTACAGCTACGGCGGATCGATTACCGAAAACATGGTACTGCCGAGCGGCGATATGGCGGAAGGGGCCATTCCGGCGGCGTTTGGTCTGCTGGGTCAGGTGCCCACGATTGTAATCATCATGCTGGCAGTAACGCTGCTGGCACAGCTTGGCTTATCGCTGACCACGCACGGACGCCGTATGTACGCCATCGGTGGCAATCCGGAAGCGGCGCGTCTTTCCGGTATTCGCACCACCCGTTACAAAGTGGCGGCCTACGTGATTGCGTCGCTGCTGGCGGGGCTTGGCGGTATTTTGCTGGCGTCGCGCATCGGATCGTCGCAGGTGAATGCGGGCGGGGCTATCTGATGGATGCGGTCGCGGCGGCGTGGATCGGTTTTTCGCTGGCGGGTTCCGGCAAACCCAATGCGCTGGGCACGCTGGTGGGGCAGTGATCCTCGGCGTTTTATCGAACGGGCTGGTGATGCTTTCGGTGCCGTATTACGCCATGGACATTATAAAAGGCTGGTGCTGGCAGCGGCGCTGGCGCTGACTTACATACAAAAACGCTAACAACATTTCACAACACAACGGGATAACAGAATGAAAAAAATCGCACTCTCTTTGGTAGCGCTGGGTTTACTGAGTTCATTGCCTGGTTACGCGGCAACGCCTGCGCCGGTTCCGGCGGCGATCGCTAACCATGAAGGCCCGATCCGCATTGCGGTGATCCGTAACCTGGGCTCCGATGACAACACCACGCAGTTTGTTTCGGGCGCCATTCAGGAAGGTAAAAAGCTCGGCTTTAAGGTCAGCACTTTCTGAGTAACGGCGATGACGCTAAATTTCAGGACTTTGTGAATCAGGCGATTAGCCAGAAATATGATGGCATTATTTTGTCTCAGGGCCGTGACCCGTATTCCACCGCGCTGGTGAAAAAAGCCGTCGATGCGGGGATCAAAGTGGCGGTATTTGATACGGCCGTTAACGGTGAAATTCCCGGCGTGACCGTCACCCAGCAGGATGATGCCTCGTTAACGAACCTGTCGTTCGGTCAACTGGCGAAAGATTTCAACGGCAAAGCCAATATCATCAAGCTGTGGGTAGCAGGCTTCCCGCCGATGGAGCGCCGTCAGGCGGCGTATAAAGAATTACAAAAACAGTATCCGGGTATCAAAGAGCTGGAATCTATCGGCGCCGTTTCTTCTGACGTGCAGGCGATACGGCGAACAAAGTCGGCGCGGTGCTGGCGAAATACCCGAAAGGCCAGATCGACGCGATCTGGGGCACCTGGGATGCGTTCAGCCAGGGCGCGTATAAAGCGCTGAAAGAGAATGGCCGTACTGAAATCAAACTCTACAGCATTGATATTTCTAATCAGGATTTGCAGCTGATGCGTGAATCCGGCAGCCCGTGGAAAGTGAGCGTGGCGGTCGATCCTAAGCTGATTGGCGCGACTAACGTGCGTCTGATCGCGAATAAAATCGCCGGTGAAACCACCCCTGCGACTTATGATTTTAAAGCGGCGGCAATCCCGCAGGCGCTCCTGGCGGCGCAGCCTGGCGCGGTGAATGTGGCGTCTCTTGGCAAAATCATTCCAGGCTGGGGCCAGACGGAAGATTTCGTCGCGCCGTGGTTTGCGACGCTGGAAGCGAAAAGTCATTAATAGATTTATACGGTGCGCTCTGATGCCCTCACCCCGACCCTCTCCTACGCGGAGAGGGGGGAAAGGCTAAAAACGTCAACAGCGTTGCCGTTTAGGTTTTACCTTGTGCGGTCTGATGCCCTCACCCCCGTCCCTCTCCCACGGGAGAGGGGGAAAGGCTAAAAACGTCAACAGCGTTGCCGTTTAGGTTTTACCTCGTGCGGTCTGATGCCCTCACCCCGACCCTCTCCTACGCGGAGAGGGGGAAAGGCTAAAAACGTCAACAGCGTTGCCGTTAAGGTTTTGCCTCGAGCGGTCTGCCCTCACTACGAACCTCTCCCACGGGGAGAGGGTAAAAGCCCCATTCTGACCTTCTTCCGGGGGAGAGGGTAAAGACTCACTCCGCTCGTCTCCCTGTGGGAGAGGGCGAAAATCAACAGGATGTGATATGAACTCTTCATTACCCACCCCTGAATACAGCCGCAATATGCGGCTGATCGGCCATAGCGATCAGGGTGGTCGCCCGGACGGCGTTCAGCTGATGGTGCATCGCGGTTTTGCCTATATCGGTCATATGGTGTCGCAGGGTTTTTCGATTGTGGACGTGCGCGACCCAAAAAATCCCAAAGCGGCGGGCTATGTGCCTGCGCCGCCGGGCACGTGGAATGTCCATTTGCAGGCGCATGACGATCTGCTGCTGGTGATCAACGCCCGCGATCTGTTTGCCGATGCGCGCTTTGCCGACGAAAAGGTCTATTACACCCGTCAGGTCGGTGAAACCGTCAGCGACGTGCAGGACAAAGGCTGGAGCGCGGGGCTGCGAATTTTTGATATTTCAACGCCGGATAAGCCACGCGAAATCAGCTTCCTGTCACTCGACGGGATTGGTATCCACCGTATCTGGTACGTTGGCGGACGCTGGGCCTATGTTTCGGCGCTGATTGACGGTTTTACCGATTATATTTTCCTGACAATCGATCTGGCAGATCCGCGCAAACCGGAAGTGGCCGGCCGCTGGTGGCTGCCAGGGATGAATCAGGCAGAAGGTGAGCAGCCAAACTGGCCCGAAGGTAAACGCTATGCGCTACACCACGCAATTATTGCCGGTGATACGGCCTACGGCAGCTGGCGTGACGGCGGGTTGACGCTGCTGGATGTGAAGGATCGCACCCAGCCGAAACTTATCAGCCATCGCAACTGGAGCCCGCCGTTTGGCGGCGGTACGCATACGGCGCTGCCGTTGCCGGATCGCGATTTGCTGGTGGTGCTGGACGAAGCGGTGCTGGATAACCAGGAAGACGGCGAGAAGCTGATCTGGCTGTTTGATATTCGCGAGCCCTCGAATCCGGTGAGTATTTCTACCTTCCCGCAGCCGGATGAGCGGGATTATGTGGCGAAAGGGGCGCACTTCGGGCCGCATAATTTGCACGAAAACCGCCCTGGCAGCTTTATCAGTTCGACGCTGATTTTTGCCACGTATCAGAATGCGGGTGTTCGCGCCTACGATATCTCGAATCCGTATCGACCGGTGGAAACCGGCGCATTGGTGCCGGCTGCGCCCGCGAAAATGATGGATACGCGCCCGAACCGCCCGCAGGTGATTCAGTCTTGCGATGTGTTTGTGGATGCGCAGGGGATTATTTACAGCACGGATTATAACGGTGGGTTGTCGGTGATTGAGTATTTGGGGTGAGGGATCGCTAAAACGTAAGTGTGCGCGTAATTTACTCTCGCTCCATTACCATTTGGGATAGGGCAGAGGTGAGGGCACGCAGGCGGCTCTGCCTTTCTCCCTCTCCATTAGGGAGAGGGTTGGGGTGAGGGGGAATAGGCGGCTCTCTTTTCCTTTAGCGATTGAGACGTTCTCATCAATTCGATATCAAAGCGTCTCCCTGGTCCGGCTGTAAATCGCTGAGTCGTTGACTGAAGGCCGGGGCGACGCGCATGGATGCGCGGCGAGGGCGCATTTACAGGGACGTTACAGCGCCCGTCCCCGATAGCCGGAAGGAATAAGACGAAGGCACCGCACAGCGGCGATTTTCTTGCCGGGAGCCCGGGTCGCCAGGGTGGTGGCGAGTGAGCCACCCTGGCACGTTCACAAGTGCTGTTTTATAAATGAAGCAGGAAACATAAAGTGAACGGAATAATCTCCTGAGCCATATGCTCCTCCCTCTCCCCAAAGAGGACAGGGAGTACAATGTGCAAATCGTGGACTTGTGGGGATTACGCAACCCACGGCAGAGAGAGAAAATCAGCTATATTGACGAACCCTCGCCACCAGCGCCTCCGCGCTATCAATTCGGTCGGCAATCACGATAAGCGCTCTGCCAAGCGTAATGGCGTGGCGCAGGCATTCGTGGCGCATCGCGTCGTCTTTGATGGTATCGATATCCGCGACGTGCGACAGCCCCACGCTGCGGCGAATCAACTCCGTGCCGCAAAAACCGATCGCATCGGTCCAGACTTTTTTCAGGAACTGCGAGGCATAACCCGGCGCAGACAGCGCCGCATCGCGGGTTTTCTCGGTCGCCAGCGCCTGGAAGCGTTCAGAAAAGGTATTCCACAGTTCCTGTATATCAGCCAGACGCTGCTCGCGGGCGGCCGCGGCATCGCGGATCCCCAAATGCCCCGGCAGGCCGCAGAAGTTCAGCAGCAGGTTACCGATCGCCGTGCCGATATCAAAACCGATCGGGCCGTAATAACCGAACTCCGCATCGATCGCTTTTAGGCTGCCCTTGGCAACAAAAATAGAGCCGCTGTGGATATCGCCGTGCAGAAGCGCTTCGGCCTGCGAGAAGAAACGGTGCTTCAAAGAAGCAACAGCAATTTTCAGCTGATCGTCACTGCGCAGCGCGGCGACGTCAGCCTCCAGTTCAGCCGGATAATTATTGCGCTCGTGAATCTGATACGGGTCGTTGAAGAACAGGTCTTCGGTGATCTCGCACATTTCCGGGTTAATGTATTTTGCTACCTGCGCTTTTTTGGCGTGCGGATGCAGATAAAAATCGCTGGTATGGAACAGCGTATGCGCCAGATATTCACCCAACTGACGTGAGGCCTGCGGATAATACACGCCGCTAATCAGTTCGCCGCGCCAGATTTTATGACTGGAGAGATCTTCCATCACCATCACCGCCAGTTCCGGGTCGTAATGATGGATTTTGACCGTGTGCTGCGGGCTGTGCTGGTAATGTTCAACCAGCGTTTGCGCCTCTAAACGCGCGCGGTCCAGGGTTAACGGCCATGACTCGCCAACGCAGCGCACGTAAGGCAGCGCCTGCTTAACGATGATGCGGCTTACGCCTTGGGCGTCGAAAATTTTAAACACCAGATTGAGGTTGCCGTCGCCTATCTCCTGCGCCTCTACCAGCGATGATGGGTTATCGAGGCCGCCGAACTGCTTTGCATACTCCACGGCATCCTGGGCGGTAAAGGTACGGTATTGCGACATTGCGTGTTCCTCATGGGTTCTGGTAATAAAGACATTTAGACGTCTATACATCTGAATTTTATCCTGACACAATGTGATACATCAACGCAACAGAGAATTAACGACATGCAGACATTACAGACGACCAGCCTGCGGGTGGCGGATAATCAGCTCTTTATTCTCGATCAACAGGCGCTTCCGCAGGAGAAACGCTGGCTGGATGCGTCCACCGTTGAAGCTCTGGTGGGACACATTCACGCTCTGCGCGTACGCGGCGCACCGCTGATCGGACTTTCTGCAAGCCTTCTGCTGGCGCTGTTAGCGGAAAACGGTCACAGCCGCGACGAGCTGGCGACGGCGCTGGACACGCTGCGCGCCTCGCGCCCGACGGCGGTCAACCTGATGAACAATCTCGATCGGATGAAGCAGGCGTTATGGCAGGAAGATTTTGTTCCGGCATTGGTGGCTGAGGCGCTGCGCCTGATTGAGGAAGATAAGCAGCTCTGCGATGCGATTGCGCGGGCGGGAAGCCAGCTGGTGAAACCGGGCAGCCGGTTGCTGACCCACTGCAACACCGGCGGGCTGGCGACGGCGGGCGTGGGGACGGCGCTGGGCGTGATAGCGATTGCGCATCAGCAGGGAAAAATCACCAATGTTTGGGTGGATGAAACGCGTCCGCTGTTGCAGGGGGGCAGGCTGACGGCATGGGAGCTGGGCGAGCTGGGTGTGCCGTATCAGCTGATCACCGATTCGATGGCTGCCAGCCTGATGGCGAAAGGGCAGGTCGATGCGGTGTGGGTCGGCGCGGACAGGATTGCCGCCAATGGCGATGTAGCAAACAAAATCGGCACCTACTCTCTGGCGGTGCTGGCGAAATTCCACGGCATTCCTTTTTATGTGGCCGCCCCGCAGACGACGTTGGATCCAAACTGTCCAAACGGCGAGGCCATCCCGATTGAGCAGCGCGATGCCCGTGAAGTGACCGGCGTGGCGGGTAGTTTTGGTGCGGTACAGTGGGCACCGGAAAATGCGCAGGTATATAACCCAGCGTTTGACGTGACGCCTGCGGCGCTGATTAGCGGGTGGGTGCTGGATACGGGCGTGGTGACGCCGCAAGAGGTCGCGGAAGGGAAATTTGCCTGAGCTTGGCTATCCTTTAAGAGTTTCCCTTTAGAGGACATCATCGTGACGCTCGATCCTGAAACAGACTTGAAGCTGGAGCGCGTGGTGGACGCACCGCACGACCTTCTGTGGCTCTGCTGGACCACGCCAGAGCACATCAAAAATTTTTTCATCCCTGCACCCCATAAGGTGACCGAATGCGAGCTCGATCTCCGCGTGGGCGGACGGTTTAACACCGTGTTTGAGGTGGACGGGCAGCGGATGGATAACCAGGGTGTGTTTCTGGAAATCGATCCCGGTAAAAAGCTGGTTTTTACCGACGGCTACACCGAAGGCTGGAAACCGGCCGAGAAGCCGTTTATGACGGCGATTTTATTGCTGGAAGAGATGGGCGAGGGCAAAACCCGCTACACGGCGATTGCGCGCCATCCGACGAAGGAACTCCGCGAGCAGCATGAGCAGATGGGCTTCCACGAAGGGTGGGGGATTGTGCTGGATCAACTGGTGGGGTATGTGAAGTCTCTTCAACCCCCTCTCCCTTGAGGGAGAGGGTTGGGGGTGAGGGGGAGAACGCACCGATCATGCTGAAAAAAGATTTCTCTTTTTGGTATTTCTCATCTGACGAAATATTGGCTCTCCCTTTTCTTCAAAGTACCTTTCCGGCCATATCACATCGGGCGGAATGTCTAGCGCCTGAGCAATAAGCAATTCACCTTTGGGCATGGTCAGGTAAGCGCGTTTGCCAGTGCGGATGAGGAAAGGCCAGCCTTTCTGGACAACGCAGCCAGGCTTGTTCCATGTTTCTTTAGTGCAGCGATAATATCGGCCGGGTGCCAGTTCTGATGACGCATTGTGTCCTCCTTACATGTGTTCGTTACGTGCTCAAATATCCTCTTTTGGGATGAGAACGCAATGGGAGGATATTCGATTTCAGGATATTTGTAGGGAATCGGAACCATGGCCTCAGTTTACTCAGATGAATACCAGCGTGTTATCAATGCGTTGAAGAAAGCTCGTAAAGAGAAAGGGATTACGCAGGCTCAGCTTGCGGAAGCGCTGGGAAAACTGCAGTCTTTTATCGCGAAAGTGGAAAACGGTGAGCGCAGATTGGATGTGGTAGAGTTTGTGCATTTGGCGAGGTTGGTTGGTGTGGAACCAATCAGTGCCTTAAATGAAATTTTTATTTGAACAACTTGATATTTATAACTCCTTAATAAAGTGAGGGTGTCTATGGAAAAAGCCAAGCAAGCTATCTTTACTAATATTAGTAAGTTATATCACTATCAGTCATTCAAAGCAGAATGGTTAAAAGAAACTCTTCTGGAAAATAAAATATATTGCTCACATCCAGCTGACTTTAATGACCCTTGGGATATGAAGCCTCTCATAAAAATTTAGATAGTGAAATTATTAGTATGGAGTTCTTGGATTATTTAAAAAATGCAATGGTTGAAAGAGGGATTTCTAAAGATGCAATGAATTTAGCTTTAAATGATTCTTCATTTCTAAATTATATGTCCGTAAGTAGCGCCATAGCACATTGGAATTTTTTCGAAGAAAATTTTAGAGTGTATTGCCTAAGTCCTAAAAATGATAATTTGTTAATGTGGTCTCATTATGCCGATAAACATCATGGTATCTGCTTAGAGTTTGATACAGATAATCTTATTTTTGGTAGTGCCTGGAAGGTCGAATATCATGATGAATATCCATATTATTCATGGCGAAACGACTATGACCCTGTAAGACTTGCACTAACCAAAGCAACTTGCTGGAATTATGAAGAAGAGTATCGAATCTTACCTAAGACAAATCAAGCTAATGAATATCAGCAGCAATCAATTGTCGTCGATGAATATAATAAATTAGTATTTCCACGGCAAGCATTGAAATCAATAATAATAGGTTGCAAGGCGAATTATGATGAGATACGTGATTTTATCTATGAGTTGAGGCCTGATTTATCTGTGCGGAAAGCTCAAATGCAACATAATCATTATGGTCTGAATATTACGGCTATGTAAGGTCAAATATCTTTTGGCACCAATGACATTTAATTTATCAATGGTGCTTGTAATCACATAAATTTAAGCGAGTCTCGGATACGCATCCGCGATCGCATCACCCGTAAAGTGCGCAATCCAGCCTTCGGGGTTATCGAAAATACGGATCGCGGTGAAGTTCGGCTCTGAACCCATATCAAACCAGTGTGGCGTGCCCGCAGGAACAGAAATCAGATCGTTTTTCTCGCACAGCACCTGATAGACCTGGTCATCGATATGCAGGCAGAAAAGTCCGGCACCTTCCACGAAGAAGCGCACTTCGTCTTCACCGTGAGTGTGTTCGTTAAGAAATTTGGCGCGCAGTGCCTCTTTCTGAGGGTTGTCCGCGCGCAGACTGATCACATCCCAGCTTTGATAGCC
Coding sequences within it:
- the mtnD gene encoding acireductone dioxygenase, translated to MSALTIYSETETREPLWHSTDAADIADKLNARGVRFERWEADRDLGQDPVAETVINAYQHAIDKLVAEKGYQSWDVISLRADNPQKEALRAKFLNEHTHGEDEVRFFVEGAGLFCLHIDDQVYQVLCEKNDLISVPAGTPHWFDMGSEPNFTAIRIFDNPEGWIAHFTGDAIADAYPRLA